GTGATGGTCCGCGGCTCCCGGGGAGGCCCGGCGCCAGGCGCGTCCGCGGCGAACCCAAGGTCCTGATCACCGGCGGCCACGCGAGACTCGCGTAAACAACTCGGGAGACTTTACCAGGCGGCGCGTGGACGGCGAAATCCCCGGTGCGGTGGGCGTTCGGGGTGGGGAGGGGCGTGTGTGGGGTGTGGGCACGGCATACGGCGGCGTTCGAGTGCGGCGTGTGTCGGGGCGAGAAAACTCCGGAGCGCCCGATGGGGCAGTGCCACGAGACTCCCCCCGGCACCGTGCCGCCCGCGCCGGCACCCAATTTCGGCGTCTTCGCCCCGCGATGTGGCGCCCGCGGGCACGAGAATTCAACATGAGCGGTTTCGTGCGCGAGTATTTGGAGCGAGAACGCTGTAGTTGAAGAAAACGGGCCCGTTTTCTTCAACTATGACGGTTTCGCGGCGACCGGAAGTGGCACGAAAACGCCGAAGTTGAATTGGTGGGGGAGGGCCCATGGAACGCCGAAGACTGCGGCGCTGTGACCTGCAGTAATGGGAACGCTCGCCAGGAGGCTCTCAGAGGGCTTGTCGGGTACGCGAGTGCGCCCGCCGGTGGCCGATCGCTCTACGGCGCTTGTGGCGGCATGCGGGCGAAACGATGGTTGCGCTGCGCGGTTGAGGCGCCGGCTATTCGCGCTTGCGGCACCATTGCTTGCCGACGCTCACGTGAACGTGCAGGTGCCGCACTTTTAGCCGCGCTCAGCTCCAGTGGTAGTCCGACCGGAGGCGCGCCGCGATGCGATCGAAGCGGCGCCTCGGCATCATCGCGCCTGACCGCCGGATGCCGGACTCGGGGACCTCGAGGATCTTGTCCAGGCGCACCCACGACGGCCGCCCCTCCGGGTCCCACGCACCGGAGCCGATGAACAGCCACGTCGGCGAATCGGCGTGCCGCTGATGCGTGGAAATCAGCGCGCCCAGCAACGTCTGCTTGTGGCGGCCGACCACAACGACGGCGCGTTCGCGGGGCTTCTCGGCGTCGCCCTCGAGAAGAACGGGCGCCCACACAACCTCGCCGGGGTCGGTCTGGCCGTCCATGTCGGGGGCGTAGACGATGGACCGCGCCACTTCGGCGGTGGGGCGGGCGACGGTGGCGGGTTCGCGGTGGGCGAGGCGGTCCTCGTCGGCGTCGGGGGTCAGGCCGAGCTGCTCGTTGAGCATGGCCAACCCGCGGTCGAGGGTGTCCACGCCGCGAAACCACTCCGTCGCGGCGATCACCCAGCGCCACCCGCGGTTCAGGCCCCTGCGCCACAGGCGCCGCGCCGCGCGGCCGAACCTGCTCGGCTGCTTCGGGGTCGCATCGGCGGATTCGTCGGCGGTGGGCGTCGTCAAGCCGGAACCGACCGCCGAGGCGTTGGCGGAGACTGCGGGCTCGGGGGACGTCATGACGCACAAGTTTAGCCCAGGCAAAGGGTGTTCGCGGCGACGGTGCCCGACGGCGAATCGGCGCCGGGTAGTGTGGGCGGAGAATACCCATTCGTCCCCCAGAAGTACGGAGCAAGGCCAACGTGACCAGGAATTTCGCGGCGCAGACGTTCACGGATCCGAAGCGGATCCGCAATTTCTGCATCATCGCCCACATCGACCACGGAAAGTCGACCCTGGCGGACCGCATCCTGCAGATGTCCGGCGTGGTCGAGGCGCGCGACATGCGCGACCAGTACCTGGACAACATGGACATCGAGCGCGAGCGCGGCATCACCATCAAGGCGCAGAACGTGCGGCTGCCGTGGGTGCCGAAGTCGGGGGCGCATGCGGGCGAGGAGATCGTGCTGCATTTGATCGACACGCCCGGCCACGTGGACTTCACCTACGAGGTGTCGCGTGCGCTGGAGGCGTGCGAGGGCGCGATTCTGCTGGTCGACGCCGCGCAGGGCATTGAGGCGCAGACGCTGGCGAACCTGTACCTGGCCATGGAAAACGACCTGGAGATCATCCCGGTCCTGAACAAGATCGACCTGCCGGCGGCCGACCCGGAGAAGTACTCGGAGGAGATCGCGCACATCATCGGCTGCGAGCCGGAGGATGTGCTGCGGGTGTCGGGCAAGACGGGCGAGGGCGTCGAGGCGCTGATGGACCGGGTGTGCGAGCTGGTGCCGCCGCCGGTGGGCGATGCGGATGCGCCGGCGCGCGCGATGATCTTCGACTCGGTGTACGACACGTACCGGGGCGTGGTCACCTACATCCGCGTGGTCGACGGCCGGCTGGAGCCGCGCGACGTGATCCAGATGATGTCGACGGGCGCCAAGCACGAGCTGCTGGAAATCGGGGTGGTGTCGCCGCAGCCGCAGAAGTGCGAGGGCCTGGGCGTCGGCGAGGTGGGGTACCTGATCACGGGCGTGAAGGACGTGCGCCAGTCGAAGGTCGGCGACACGGTGACGCTGAACAAGAAGCCGGCGGAGGAGCCCCTGGAGGGCTACGCCGAGCCGACGCCGATGGTGTACTCGGGGTTGTTCCCCATTTCGCAGGCCGATTACCCGGATTTGCGCGATGCGCTGGAAAAGCTGCAGCTTAACGACGCCGCTTTGACGTTCGAGCCGGAGACGTCCGTGGCGTTGGGCTTTGGTTTCCGCGGCGGTTTTCTGGGTCTGCTGCACATGGAGATCACGCGCACGCGCCTGGAGCGCGAATTCGACTTGGACTTGATTTCCACGGCGCCGAACGTGGTGTACCGCGTGGTGGCGGAGGACGGCTCCGAGGTCGTGGTGCACAACCCGTCGGATTGGCCGGAGGGGAAGCTGCGCGAGGTGTGGGAGCCGATCGTGAAGTGCACGATCATCGTGCCGAGCGAGTTCGTCGGCTCGACGATGGAGCTGTGCCAGCAGAAGCGCGGCGAGATGGGCGGGATGGATTACCTGTCCGAGGATCGCGTGGAGCTGCGGTACACGATGCCGATGGGCGAGATCATCTTCGACTTCTTCGACATGCTGAAGTCGCGGACCAAGGGGTACGCGTCGCTGAACTACGAGGAAGCCGGCGAGCAGCAGGCGGACCTGGTGAAGGTCGACATTCTGCTGCAGGGCGAGGCCGTGGACGCGTTCAGCGCGATCGTGCACCGCGACAACGCGCAGTGGTACGGCAACAAGATGACGAAGAAGCTGCGCGAGCTGATTCCGAGGCAGCAGTTCGAGGTGCCGGTGCAGGCGGCGATCGGCGCGAAGATCATCGCCCGCGAGAACATCCGGGCCCTGCGCAAGGACGTTTTGGCCAAGTGCTATGGCGGAGATATCTCCCGCAAACGTAAGCTGCTGGAGAAGCAGAAGGCCGGCAAGAAGCGGATGAAGAACATCGGCTCCGTGAGCGTCCCCCAGGAGGCGTTCGTGGCGGCGTTGAGCACGGATGGGGAGTAGGGGCCATCAAGCTTGATGGCAGTTGTGCACTAATAGGAAGTAGGCAAATCAGTGCGTAATAAGCTTCAATTCTCTCTTGAAAACGCTAATCCTTCCGAACACTGGAGAGCATTCGAAAAACTCGCAACCGCAGTTCTTGCTTCTGAATATCCAAATCTGCGTTCGATGGCCTCGCCCGACGGAGACGGCGGGCGCGATGCGGAAATATATAAATATGAACATGTTTCAACTGAATTTATTCAGGTTTCCCTCGCTAAAGATTTCAAAGCGAAACTGAAACAAACAGTAAACCGCCTAGAGCAAACGCAACCTCAAATGACGCACCTGATCTATGTCACTAATCAAGAGATTGGGGCAAAAGCAGATCAATTAAAGATCGATTTTCGCCAAAAGCGCAAAATTCATCTTGATATCAGGGATCGAAATTGGTTTATTGAACGGGAATCCAGCTCGACGATTTGGGACAGTGCGGTCGACGACTTCTGCCGTAGAGTTGCAGATCCAATCTTGAGTGAACGTCGATTGATCCGGAGGCCGCAACAGCTCACGAAAAAGGATGCTCAAATTGCTATGCTGCAGTTAGCTTTTGAGGAGCGAGATCGTACCGGAAAGAACCTGACCAAAGCCTGTTTCGAGTCGCTGGTATTTTCTGCCCTCGACGGTACCAATGCAGAAAATCAGATGTCTAAGGAAGAAATCATTGAGGAAGTGAAACATTGGGCGCCGGAGGGGGTCAATTTTACTGTACAGAGCGACGAGCTTCATGATGACTTCCTTGAAAGCAAAGTGTCGCAAGCTATAGATAGGCTCACAAAGAAGTATCAAGGAAAACGACGTATAGTAAGGCATGGGCAAACCCAGAATTATCATATAGCTCATTCTGAGCAGGAACGACGAAATGAGGCTGCCGCAGCGGTTGCAATAGAACAAGCGCGACTTAGGGAACATTTGAAAGTTAAGCGACTTGTTGAAAGGATTCCCGAAAACAATATAGAAACAGTTATCGAATTCTTAGTTTCTACTATAGGGCGTGTGCTTTTACACATGGGGGAGGAGTTCGCGGCGTCGGTACTTGAAGGGAAGCTGCCAGACTTAAAGCTCGAGTACTTGAGTGCTATGGAGAATGGAACCGATATTCCGAATGGCTTAAGTTGGGAAGATGTGCGAGTCTGTGTAGCAGAAGTGCTTTCGGTTGAAGATCCTGAAATTCAGAATTATTTCCGGAGATTGGCAAATAGTTACACGTTTGCAGCTTTTCTTCGTCGATCAACCGACGTTCAAAAATCCATGAGCAAGGTCTGGTCAGAGGGTGATATATGGCTCGATACCAACATTATCCTTCCACTTTTTTTGGAGGAAATTTGCGGAGAGGGGGAAAGTGGGAGGTATGCGCGCTTAATGAAGGCAGCTAGCACCTTGGGGGTCAATCTCTATGTGACGGAAGGTGTTATCGAAGAGGCCACTACACACATATCAAATTCAATTAATTGTGCGAGAATGTGGGGTGCGAATTGGCGCGGCAAGGTCCCGTTTCTGTTGCACTCTTATGTTTTAAATGGATGCGATAGGAGTGCTTTCGCAGCGGCTTGCGAAAATCTTTGTGGAAATTCGCGACCCGAGGATGATGTCATAGAATATTTAAGCGGTGAGCATTCAATTGAATGCAAGAGTCTCGTGCAGGAATGCCGCTCAGCGCCAGACGAACTTAGATATGCCGCGGAGAAATTTTGGGTTGATGTTCATTCTCGTCGTCGTGCAGGTCGTGACGGAGTGGCGTCAGGGGTGACTGATCGAATGGCCGACCATGATATTGAGAATTCGGTGGGCGTTCTTATGCGTCGTGAATCAGAGCGATCCCATCATCTTGGTTATTCTTCATGGTGGCTAACAACCGACCGGCAAGCCCACGGGTTTTACAGCTCCATTGTCGAAGAGTTGGATACGCGGGCGCCTCGGATATCTCCGCTTATGTCTTTGGAGTTTTTCTCTCAGTATTTACGTTTCGCACACCAATCCGAAGGGCAGAGTTCGGCATCTGTAGACGTCGATGTGTTTTATGAAAGACTTGAAAGTCTCGATGTCCCGGACGATATTCTTGATATTGCCGATGCGGTTCGCGCCGAATGTGCCGGTTTGAGTGAACGGGTAATTCGTAGAAGAGTGCGTGACAGCCTCGAACAGGCTAAACAAGTATCGTCATAAGCGGTTTCTTAGTTGTTTATCTTTGGTGCTAGCCAGCTCATTGAGATCACCGTGTCGAGCTTCGGGACTCGTACAGGCTACTTTTCTTGGTTTTCTAAGCAGCCGCGGAATCTTTCGTGGTTTGGTTGTTCCGTTGCGAATGGATCTCGAACGGCTGGCGGCACCCGATCGCTGAATGCAACCTGGATCGGGTGTACCAGGTCACCCACCGCGACGTCGCCGACATTACCTCGATCAACTCTGACCACACTTTCCGATCGGTAAGCCCTGCCTTGTAGGCCGAGTTCACCGCCTCAGCCGTGGCTTTGTCGTACGAGTCCCCGTGTGACCCTACTGACGCCTCGTCCTCTGACTCCGCCTGGTTCTCGCCATAACGAATAGATAAGAGTTGCACCCGTCGATCCAAGTGGTGCACCAGCCCGGAAACGTCTTAACGAGGCCGATATTTCGCCGCTAAAGCCACCATGAGTGTGTCCCTGACCATGAACTCCCGAATGTGGTTAATCACCTGCCAACCAACTCCCGGTCGAAGACATCAAGGATAGACTTCATGTACCATAACCCGGCTTGCGTAGACACACACGGGATGCCGGCTGCCCAAAAACAGTGTTGTGTCGGTACCATGAACTCGCGTGCGACGAGATCATGCGGGCGGCCTTTAACATGCGCTGAGGCAGTCTTCGGACACTTCCGCTTCCGCCGGTTTCCGTCGATGCGTCACTGGCGCATCAACCGTTCCACCGTGTTGGAGGCTACCGGACTGAACTGGTCGTCGTACTCGCGGATGATCGACTTCCGCAACTTCCGCACCCCATAACGTGAATGGTTCCCGTCATAAGCATCCTGGATCATGACCATCAGTGCCTAGTCCCGACGGGCCGTGGCTGATGGTTTATGCTTCTTGTAGTCGTAATGCGAGCTCACAGAAACGCGTGCAACCGTCCCAGACAGGGCGCACACGATTGAGTTCGCTCGAGAACTCCTCGCGACTCACGTAAATGAAGCCGATGATCACTTCGATGGACAGTCGGCGGCTGCTGCCGCGATAGACAAGCCGGCGCTCTCTTCAGGGTCTCGTCGGTTCTCTTTGCATTGGCCAATTTCGCACGCAGCCGGCGGTTCTCCTGCTCAAGGTCGACCGACCCAGTCGGTGCGGCGTTGTCGGAATACTTGTGCTTACGCACCCAGACTGGCGAATCTTTTTTGCTCAGCCCGAGTTTGTTCGCGTCCCGGGTGATTGCTCCGTTCGAGGTGTTCCGATCAGTCTGGGCATGCAGGACGCGTTCGACGGCACGAGTCTTGAGTTCGTCGGTGTATTTCGCTGGCACGAGAGAGTCTCCTTCTTCCGATCTCCGTGCCTCCATAACACCCGGGACCATTCAACATCTTTCCAGGCCGCCCTTCGAGCAAGCCAGACCAGCTGTCATCTCTTCATGCAACAGTCCCCTCTGTATGCGGCTACGAATACCGTTTACCGGTTCGTTTTCACCGGCCGTACAACGCGCGGCGTACGCCGTCGACGAGGCGATCAAAGGCTCCGGTCTGCGACAACCCCTGAATTTGGACTTCGTATCCTTCGACCGCCATGTAGTCGACCGTGATGCGATCAAATCGCCGCCATTCCCCCAGTGCCAGGTCAGACGGTGACGAGATCGCGGGGTAAAGCAGGTACATTATGTCAGCCTCGGCGGCCTGCAGGAACGCAAGAGACTCGTACAGGTCGGTCGCGTTAATGACAGGGGTTCGCCCGAGTCGGGTCTTATACTTCGCATCCAGGAGGAATTGAGCGGTACCATTCTCCATCGGAGAGATGTCTGGCTTGACGACTATGTTTTCAGTTCCGCGATGGCCAAGAAGCCACTCATGCTGGCCCTCGACTGACATGTCCGGGAGTGCGCGGCGAAGTAGCTCTTCACAGAGGGACTCCCATGCGGACCAGGTCGATAGGATGAACCCAGGTCCACTGAATGAGCCATCGTCCAAATTGAGCCCCAAACCTTCGATCACTAGTCGTGCAAGGTCGTATGCCTGCTGCCAGCTCTGGTGGCGTGGGGTGAGCGGCGGAAACGTCGTGGGGACGCCCGTCTGAGGGGACAGCTGCCTTGCCAACTGCACGAGCTGGCTCTGGGTGTCGGCATCGGGAACTTCAGGCGACAGGATCTGGGCCGCTGCCGCCAAAGTGGCGTTGTACGGGTTCTGTCGGGTTAGTTCTAAGCCCGACACAGCAAACCCGTCTGCGTCCGGAAGGAAGATCGTCTCCCAATCGACGTCGCCGTCGATCGAAAAATCGAGACGCCGCCTTCTTCGGTAGCCACGGATTGGGCGGCGCCGGTTCTCAGCGTGACTGTCGAGCAGCGACATTGCGATGAGCGTTGCTAGGTCGCCGCGCTCCTGAGTTGCAGCGGAAATCTCATCGTGGAGAAACAAGTGGCCAGTCTTCGCGAGAACAGCGAGGAGAAAAAAGTCAGTGCGCCATGTGGGGTTGCTCGGGTCCAAGAACTTGGGTACCACCTCAAGCTCGACTATCGAGTTTAGACGCAAGACTCCAGCGACGCCGTCAACCTTCCAAGTATCAGAGCCGATTGCTGTAATGGGGTCCTTTTTGTAGCCCAACTGAAGTCGGACCCGCTCGTTGAGTTCGGCCAGCTGGAGTAAAACTTCGCCAGCAGAAATTCCGCTCATTTCTGCAATTTGCTTGGTGGTGCCGGGTCGCTCTTGGAGTTCTTGGAAGGTAAGTCGCTCCATAGCGTCTAGTCCGTCGCGATCAGCATCAAGAGCTTGTAGAGTTCCGAGGCAGAAGGTCGGAGAGGGCCGATGATCCGCCGAACTCGCTGGCCGGCGAACAGTTGTTCACTCAGGGAGTAGACACTCCTGCTGCTCTCGGCCCGCAGAATGTCGGAAATGGCCCGGGTATTGCCGTAGAAAACTTCATCGACGTGGCCTCGCAAGGTCGCCCAAGCAGTGGCTACGTATTCCTCCGCAGACCTAAGGCCGGCGAGATCAGGAGATGCATGCATAAGAGCGCCGTGCCCAAGTTGGTAAGCGGCACCCCGTCCAAGCATAATCTGCTCATTGATTCTAGTGAATGCTTGAACTAGGGATTCGTAGTAGTCCCCTGGGTCAAGCGGCTTGTCAGGCAGGGGAGTGGGGGCCCCAAGATTGAAGTGCGTGCGGAGCACACTCTCGTCAGGCTCCAGTCGGTGAATGTGCCATCGCCTCAGAAAAGCAACGTCGAGCGGCTCGACGCTGGTGTCGGCTTCGTTCATGGCGGCCAATATGTACAAGTCAGTAGGTAAGGCAAACGACTCATGATTGCCCTGGTCTCCGAGTATTTCGAAGAATTGGGTGGAATTCGTGGCTTCACCATTCGTGGGCAGACGTTTGTCTGGCTCAAGCCCAACGAGGGCACTGCCGAATGCGGCGACAGCCGGGCCTCGGTTGATTTCATCAACGATCACGAGCGCTGCATTTCCAGCAATTCGCGCCTTCAGTGCGGCTCGATGGAGTGTGCCGCTGGTTACCTCGAATACGCCAGCTTCGCCGACTTTCGGGACCAGCCCTCGCATGAAGTCTCGGTATTTGGTGTTTTGGTCGAAGACTGTTTGAAAAACTTCGCGGCTGTGGATTTGATCCGGACTTGGAAACCATGCAGGGATTGGACTGAGCTCTGCGGGAACTGGGATAGCGCCGGTGGGTGCGCTCCCGGTCCTACTATGATCCCACTTGAATAGCTCACGAATCTCATTGAGAAGTCGCGACTTCCCCGTTCCGGGAGGCCCTGTGATGATCACGTTCTTGCGGGTCGCGAGGGCCTTGAGAATATTCTTCGCGTCAGAGCTGATGCTGGATTCAGTCGGCATGGCAGTAACCCTTCCCCGTGACGAAATCGTAGTATCCTTGAACTGTGCGGCTCCCCTTGTGTGCACCCGCGGAGGCCATGCAATTAAGGATTTGTGTGCTGACCTCAGGAGCCCAGACATTTTTCGCCTTCAGGTCGTTCTCGTAAGCGTAGTCGCACCTAACCATAGAATTTGAGAACTTGGTGAATATCACGAAGACGCGGCCGCGATTAGTGGCCGGGAGCTGGCCGCCGAGCGCTGGGCTCGCGTGAATGCGCGAGATTCGATCCTCGCTTGGTCGGGCATTGGTAGGTGGCCAGTATTGAAGCTGAGTTGTGGCGAGCTGCTGGTTGGTGTCGATGTAGGAGACCTTCGCGACTCGGATCGGCTTGCCCCCTCGCCCCACCCCGGCCTCGGTAAAAATCTGATGCATGATCGGACGGAAAGCTCTCCACGGAAGCCGTAGGTCTCTCGCGCCACCTCCGGTTTGCGAGTTATTGGACGCTGCGATGAGCTTTCGGAGATCGCCGGCTACGATCTCCTTATAAACGAGCAGGACTGGGCGAGTCACTGGTGGCCTCCTGATGCGTACTCCGCCGGGATGTATGGGATGGCGCCAGCAATTTGAGCTAGGCGTGCACGATCTGCACTTGAATGCTGAACACCCAAAATCTTAGCCAATTGTTCGAGAACTGAGTCGGCGGTGATTGTGGAGCGGTCTTCACCGAGGATTGTCGGCTGTCCCCGATCTATCAAAGGAAAGTCACGAAGGACGATCTCCATGTCCGAAATGTTCATCCCCCATGCAGCTGCAACGAGAGCGTCAGATCTGGCACGCCACTGACCAACCTCCCACGCATCCACTGAAGAGTCCCCCTCCGCGTCGGTCAGCCGTCGCGCGAGAGCGATGAGTTCGCGACCTGTGTCCGAGGACTCGTGGATTCGCGGCAGCGTTAGCGTGTCAAGCAAGAAGAAGTTGACGGTGGTAGTGACGATACGGCGAAGCATCCAGTCCACGACAAGGGAGTTGGCCAGCACAAGGAACAGATCCTCTTTGTCGGTTGAGCCGTCGTCGAACGACAACGTCGGAACCTTATTTCCACACACGACTCCGGGGGGGACCC
This genomic stretch from Corynebacterium hansenii harbors:
- a CDS encoding type II toxin-antitoxin system PemK/MazF family toxin, yielding MTSPEPAVSANASAVGSGLTTPTADESADATPKQPSRFGRAARRLWRRGLNRGWRWVIAATEWFRGVDTLDRGLAMLNEQLGLTPDADEDRLAHREPATVARPTAEVARSIVYAPDMDGQTDPGEVVWAPVLLEGDAEKPRERAVVVVGRHKQTLLGALISTHQRHADSPTWLFIGSGAWDPEGRPSWVRLDKILEVPESGIRRSGAMMPRRRFDRIAARLRSDYHWS
- a CDS encoding AAA family ATPase — its product is MPTESSISSDAKNILKALATRKNVIITGPPGTGKSRLLNEIRELFKWDHSRTGSAPTGAIPVPAELSPIPAWFPSPDQIHSREVFQTVFDQNTKYRDFMRGLVPKVGEAGVFEVTSGTLHRAALKARIAGNAALVIVDEINRGPAVAAFGSALVGLEPDKRLPTNGEATNSTQFFEILGDQGNHESFALPTDLYILAAMNEADTSVEPLDVAFLRRWHIHRLEPDESVLRTHFNLGAPTPLPDKPLDPGDYYESLVQAFTRINEQIMLGRGAAYQLGHGALMHASPDLAGLRSAEEYVATAWATLRGHVDEVFYGNTRAISDILRAESSRSVYSLSEQLFAGQRVRRIIGPLRPSASELYKLLMLIATD
- a CDS encoding integrase core domain-containing protein, with translation MHHLDRRVQLLSIRYGENQAESEDEASVGSHGDSYDKATAEAVNSAYKAGLTDRKVWSELIEVMSATSRWVTWYTRSRLHSAIGCRQPFEIHSQRNNQTTKDSAAA
- a CDS encoding IS3 family transposase → MVMIQDAYDGNHSRYGVRKLRKSIIREYDDQFSPVASNTVERLMRQ
- the lepA gene encoding translation elongation factor 4, which produces MTRNFAAQTFTDPKRIRNFCIIAHIDHGKSTLADRILQMSGVVEARDMRDQYLDNMDIERERGITIKAQNVRLPWVPKSGAHAGEEIVLHLIDTPGHVDFTYEVSRALEACEGAILLVDAAQGIEAQTLANLYLAMENDLEIIPVLNKIDLPAADPEKYSEEIAHIIGCEPEDVLRVSGKTGEGVEALMDRVCELVPPPVGDADAPARAMIFDSVYDTYRGVVTYIRVVDGRLEPRDVIQMMSTGAKHELLEIGVVSPQPQKCEGLGVGEVGYLITGVKDVRQSKVGDTVTLNKKPAEEPLEGYAEPTPMVYSGLFPISQADYPDLRDALEKLQLNDAALTFEPETSVALGFGFRGGFLGLLHMEITRTRLEREFDLDLISTAPNVVYRVVAEDGSEVVVHNPSDWPEGKLREVWEPIVKCTIIVPSEFVGSTMELCQQKRGEMGGMDYLSEDRVELRYTMPMGEIIFDFFDMLKSRTKGYASLNYEEAGEQQADLVKVDILLQGEAVDAFSAIVHRDNAQWYGNKMTKKLRELIPRQQFEVPVQAAIGAKIIARENIRALRKDVLAKCYGGDISRKRKLLEKQKAGKKRMKNIGSVSVPQEAFVAALSTDGE
- a CDS encoding 5-methylcytosine restriction system specificity protein McrC, producing the protein MERLTFQELQERPGTTKQIAEMSGISAGEVLLQLAELNERVRLQLGYKKDPITAIGSDTWKVDGVAGVLRLNSIVELEVVPKFLDPSNPTWRTDFFLLAVLAKTGHLFLHDEISAATQERGDLATLIAMSLLDSHAENRRRPIRGYRRRRRLDFSIDGDVDWETIFLPDADGFAVSGLELTRQNPYNATLAAAAQILSPEVPDADTQSQLVQLARQLSPQTGVPTTFPPLTPRHQSWQQAYDLARLVIEGLGLNLDDGSFSGPGFILSTWSAWESLCEELLRRALPDMSVEGQHEWLLGHRGTENIVVKPDISPMENGTAQFLLDAKYKTRLGRTPVINATDLYESLAFLQAAEADIMYLLYPAISSPSDLALGEWRRFDRITVDYMAVEGYEVQIQGLSQTGAFDRLVDGVRRALYGR